The following are encoded in a window of Shewanella psychrotolerans genomic DNA:
- a CDS encoding thermonuclease family protein has product MKNICMILLFQLPLSCLAGQSLCVPTQYDEIVEFASVIDGDTIKLADDRDVRLIGIDAPDIDRDYPELSEPFANQARQFLQQHLQPGQKLNLAFDRKRLDPKGKTLAYAYTEDGIHLQELMLSNGYAKARVYQNDYFWQCLEGVERQARNNRVGLWQFAQYQPMTVDQITRDDLNRWREIRGVVTGFERKGQHIWLIIDEKFYVGIPREESGKFNNILNLNLLESPVIVRGELYYSYKKWQLISYHPSQIGLQNTP; this is encoded by the coding sequence ATGAAAAATATCTGCATGATACTGCTGTTTCAATTGCCACTATCTTGTTTAGCTGGGCAAAGCCTCTGTGTACCCACTCAATATGATGAAATAGTTGAGTTTGCAAGTGTGATTGATGGCGATACCATTAAATTAGCAGATGATCGAGATGTTCGCTTGATTGGTATTGATGCTCCAGATATTGATCGCGACTATCCAGAATTATCCGAGCCGTTTGCTAATCAAGCTCGGCAATTTCTCCAACAACATCTTCAGCCTGGCCAAAAACTCAACCTTGCTTTCGATCGTAAACGCTTAGATCCTAAAGGTAAGACCCTTGCTTATGCCTATACTGAGGACGGCATTCATTTGCAGGAATTGATGCTTAGTAATGGTTATGCCAAAGCTCGGGTTTATCAAAATGATTATTTTTGGCAATGTTTGGAGGGCGTCGAACGACAAGCGCGTAATAATCGAGTCGGTTTATGGCAATTTGCACAATACCAACCTATGACTGTCGATCAAATCACTCGTGATGATCTAAATCGTTGGAGAGAGATCCGAGGAGTCGTTACCGGTTTTGAAAGAAAAGGTCAGCATATTTGGCTAATTATTGATGAAAAGTTTTATGTGGGCATACCTAGAGAAGAATCTGGTAAATTTAACAATATTTTGAACCTAAACCTGCTTGAAAGCCCCGTAATTGTCCGTGGAGAGTTGTATTATTCCTACAAAAAGTGGCAGTTAATCAGTTATCATCCTTCACAGATAGGTTTGCAAAATACGCCTTAG
- a CDS encoding DUF3859 domain-containing protein, translating to MSKLKADVTILQAGIFSQWDEESDALPKFIKATVHVPAEIDIEFGFVTQIKKAKNQKLRYCIYHPDIPDDNGDIRPPFDGEVFVESNDWKFYLGDTIWAPEHNKAGKWRMTLELRGKVVAEKTFNVHLRDDESQISAFWKRRGF from the coding sequence GTGTCGAAACTCAAAGCCGATGTCACCATCTTACAAGCGGGTATTTTTAGCCAATGGGATGAAGAGAGTGATGCACTGCCTAAGTTTATTAAGGCAACGGTTCATGTCCCAGCTGAAATAGATATTGAATTTGGCTTCGTCACTCAAATCAAAAAAGCCAAAAATCAGAAGCTCAGATACTGTATATATCATCCTGATATACCCGATGATAATGGCGATATTCGCCCTCCATTTGATGGCGAAGTATTTGTCGAGTCGAACGACTGGAAGTTTTATCTCGGTGACACCATCTGGGCGCCAGAACATAACAAAGCCGGCAAGTGGCGCATGACTCTTGAGCTAAGAGGTAAGGTGGTCGCAGAAAAGACCTTTAATGTTCATCTACGGGATGATGAAAGTCAAATATCGGCATTTTGGAAACGACGGGGATTTTAG
- the rpmE gene encoding 50S ribosomal protein L31 — translation MKAGIHPDYAEITATCTCGNVIKVNSTAGKPLHLDVCGACHPFYTGTQKVMDTGGRIDKFNKRFGMLGKK, via the coding sequence ATGAAAGCAGGCATTCATCCTGATTATGCAGAAATCACTGCAACTTGTACTTGTGGTAACGTTATCAAAGTAAACTCTACTGCTGGTAAGCCACTTCACCTAGACGTTTGTGGTGCATGTCACCCATTCTACACTGGTACCCAGAAAGTTATGGATACTGGCGGACGTATCGACAAGTTCAACAAGCGCTTCGGTATGCTTGGTAAGAAGTAA
- a CDS encoding gamma-butyrobetaine hydroxylase-like domain-containing protein: MTVQSPNVTGLKLKRKSRLLEVSFDDGNTYTLSCELLRVYSPSAEVHGHGNPVLVTHKKNVNIDAITPVGNYAVKIVFDDGHDTGLFSWKVLYDLATNQVELWENYLARIRAAKASREPMIDMTVKYHN; this comes from the coding sequence ATGACAGTTCAAAGCCCCAACGTCACAGGACTTAAGCTCAAACGCAAGTCTCGCCTACTCGAAGTCAGTTTTGATGATGGCAACACATACACGTTAAGCTGTGAACTACTACGAGTCTACTCGCCATCGGCAGAAGTACATGGTCACGGCAATCCAGTATTGGTCACCCATAAGAAAAACGTCAATATCGATGCAATTACCCCTGTAGGAAACTATGCGGTTAAAATTGTTTTCGATGATGGTCACGATACGGGTCTATTTTCTTGGAAAGTGTTGTATGACTTAGCGACCAATCAGGTCGAACTATGGGAAAACTATCTCGCGAGAATTCGTGCAGCGAAAGCAAGTCGCGAACCGATGATCGATATGACCGTGAAATACCATAACTAA
- the hslV gene encoding ATP-dependent protease subunit HslV, producing the protein MTTIVSVRRNNQVVIAGDGQVSLGNTVMKGNAKKVRRLYHNKVLAGFAGGTADAFTLFERFEAKLEMHQGHLMRAAVEMAKDWRSDKVLRKLEALLAVADTECSLIITGNGDVVQPENDLIAIGSGGNFAQAAATALLENTELSAKDIAEKSLTIAGDICVFTNQFKTIEELNY; encoded by the coding sequence GTGACCACAATCGTTTCAGTACGTCGCAACAATCAAGTTGTCATTGCCGGTGACGGCCAGGTATCACTGGGAAATACAGTGATGAAAGGAAACGCAAAGAAGGTTCGACGCCTTTATCACAACAAAGTATTAGCCGGATTTGCAGGCGGCACCGCCGATGCGTTTACACTATTTGAGCGCTTTGAAGCAAAACTTGAAATGCACCAAGGCCACTTAATGCGCGCCGCGGTTGAAATGGCTAAAGATTGGCGTTCCGATAAAGTGCTACGTAAGCTCGAAGCCCTACTTGCGGTAGCAGACACCGAATGCTCATTGATCATTACGGGTAATGGTGACGTAGTACAACCGGAGAACGACCTTATCGCGATTGGCTCAGGCGGTAACTTTGCTCAGGCCGCAGCGACCGCACTCTTAGAAAACACCGAGCTTAGCGCCAAAGATATTGCCGAAAAATCCTTAACGATTGCTGGTGATATCTGTGTGTTCACCAACCAATTTAAAACGATTGAAGAACTGAATTACTGA
- the priA gene encoding primosomal protein N', whose amino-acid sequence MPLFVEVALPIPMRQTFSYRVKETNIPMALKGVRVKVPFGRQQLIGLVTSTSDECNLAPQQIKSVIEFLDNEPLLPESLYKLTQWAARYYFCSVGQMLSQAIPVALRKGAQVSAESTRYWQVTDAGKNADIDTLKRAPAQRKVMQQLVEGELTQEELNALELSKTAIKALQDRGWIHYQDRDNQLDLSWRENLSLDEEPHKLNPEQAIAVATLNQQTGYHCTLLEGITGSGKTEVYLALLETVLKQGKQALILVPEIGLTPQTISRFKHRFNVQVAVIHSGLTDNQRLNAWRQARAGEAAIIIGTRSALFTPMRYPGLIILDEEHDSSFKQQEGVGYHARDLAVMRGHLEQIPVLLGSATPSLETLQNALSGRYHHLSLGERAGAAEKVRQGIIDIRNQPLKNGLSHALLNEMRIHLDAGNQVLLFLNRRGFAPALLCHECGHLHECDRCDAFFTVHQSLGEIRCHHCGNQYAIPRQCHQCGSTMLMGQGVGTEQLAEALAKEFPKYPVVRIDRDTTSRKGALEGHLNAIHKGEYKILVGTQMLAKGHHFPDVTLVGLLDVDGALFSADFRAPERFGQLYTQVSGRAGRASKAGTVLLQTHQCDNPILRELMHKGYGEFARGQLEERKQALLPPAWHMLLLRAEAHKAEDADEFLNQVAAILPQNDLCEVIGPMPAPMDKKAGKFRRQLMFQTQERRQLQQSFEIALPLIEALPLAKKCRWSLDRDPQDLL is encoded by the coding sequence ATGCCCCTGTTTGTTGAAGTTGCCCTGCCTATCCCTATGCGCCAAACCTTTAGTTATCGGGTGAAAGAAACCAATATCCCAATGGCACTAAAAGGAGTAAGAGTCAAAGTCCCCTTTGGCCGCCAGCAACTGATCGGTTTAGTCACCAGCACTAGCGACGAGTGCAACTTAGCCCCGCAGCAGATTAAATCTGTTATTGAGTTTTTAGACAACGAACCACTGCTTCCTGAATCCCTATATAAATTGACCCAATGGGCAGCGCGTTACTATTTTTGTAGCGTAGGACAGATGTTATCCCAAGCAATTCCTGTTGCCCTGCGCAAAGGCGCCCAAGTCAGTGCCGAAAGCACCCGCTATTGGCAAGTGACTGATGCAGGAAAAAATGCTGATATAGACACATTAAAACGCGCACCTGCCCAGCGCAAAGTAATGCAGCAATTAGTTGAGGGTGAGCTAACTCAAGAAGAGCTCAATGCACTAGAGCTTAGCAAAACGGCGATTAAGGCACTGCAAGATAGAGGCTGGATCCATTACCAAGATAGAGACAACCAACTCGACCTCTCTTGGCGAGAAAACTTATCTTTAGACGAAGAGCCTCATAAGCTAAATCCTGAGCAAGCGATCGCCGTTGCTACACTTAATCAGCAAACGGGTTACCACTGCACCTTATTAGAAGGGATCACAGGTTCGGGTAAAACTGAGGTCTATTTAGCGCTGTTAGAAACCGTACTCAAACAGGGTAAGCAGGCACTTATTTTAGTGCCAGAAATCGGTCTCACCCCGCAAACCATCAGTCGGTTTAAACACAGGTTTAATGTGCAAGTCGCCGTTATTCACTCCGGATTAACTGACAACCAACGCCTTAACGCCTGGCGTCAAGCCCGCGCAGGTGAAGCCGCGATCATTATTGGTACTCGCTCGGCATTATTTACTCCGATGCGCTATCCTGGGCTAATTATCTTAGACGAAGAGCATGACAGCAGCTTCAAGCAGCAAGAAGGTGTCGGCTATCACGCCCGAGACTTAGCAGTCATGCGCGGCCATTTAGAACAGATCCCGGTGTTACTCGGCAGCGCCACCCCATCATTAGAAACATTACAAAACGCACTATCGGGACGCTATCACCATTTAAGCTTAGGTGAACGAGCCGGCGCTGCAGAAAAGGTCCGCCAAGGCATTATCGATATTCGTAATCAACCGTTAAAAAACGGACTATCCCATGCCCTCCTCAATGAAATGCGAATCCATTTAGATGCGGGCAACCAAGTACTGCTGTTTCTTAATCGACGTGGATTCGCCCCAGCCTTACTCTGCCATGAGTGCGGCCATCTGCACGAATGCGACCGTTGTGATGCCTTTTTTACTGTACATCAATCACTTGGTGAGATCCGTTGTCACCATTGTGGCAATCAGTATGCCATACCACGCCAGTGTCATCAGTGTGGAAGCACCATGCTCATGGGGCAAGGTGTTGGCACAGAGCAATTAGCCGAAGCACTGGCGAAAGAGTTCCCCAAATACCCTGTCGTGCGTATCGACCGCGATACCACTAGCCGTAAAGGTGCGCTCGAAGGTCACCTCAATGCGATTCATAAAGGCGAATATAAAATCTTAGTCGGCACTCAAATGCTGGCTAAGGGCCATCATTTTCCCGATGTGACCTTAGTGGGATTACTCGACGTCGACGGCGCATTATTTAGTGCCGATTTTAGAGCGCCAGAGCGCTTTGGTCAGTTGTATACACAAGTCTCTGGACGCGCAGGCCGTGCGAGCAAAGCAGGCACTGTGTTATTACAGACTCATCAATGCGATAATCCGATCTTGCGCGAACTGATGCATAAAGGTTACGGTGAATTTGCTAGAGGTCAGCTAGAGGAGCGAAAACAAGCGCTACTTCCGCCTGCTTGGCATATGTTACTGCTTCGAGCGGAAGCTCATAAAGCAGAAGACGCCGATGAGTTTCTTAATCAAGTGGCTGCCATTTTGCCACAGAATGACCTTTGTGAAGTGATTGGTCCAATGCCCGCACCTATGGACAAGAAAGCAGGTAAATTTCGGCGTCAGCTGATGTTTCAGACACAAGAACGTCGCCAGCTGCAGCAATCTTTTGAAATTGCACTGCCGCTAATCGAAGCGCTCCCTTTAGCTAAGAAGTGCCGCTGGAGCCTAGATCGCGACCCGCAAGACCTGTTGTAA
- the hslU gene encoding HslU--HslV peptidase ATPase subunit — translation MSEMTPREIVHELDSHIIGQQAAKRSVAIALRNRWRRMQLNEDLRQEVTPKNILMIGPTGVGKTEIARRLAKLAKAPFIKVEATKFTEVGYVGKEVEQIIRDLTDAAIKLTREEQMAKCKFRAEEAAEERILDALLPKPKEDWDSDNKDDSATRQVFRKKLREGQLNDKEIEIDIAAPQVGIEIMSPPGMEEMTNQLQSMFQNMGPGASKRRKMSIKEAYKLLIEEEAAKLVNPDDLKEQAIELVEQHGIVFLDEIDKICKRGESSGPDVSREGVQRDLLPLVEGCTVTTKHGMVKTDHILFIASGAFQMSKPSDLIPELQGRLPIRVELQALSANDFKRILTEPHASLTEQYVALMGTEGVKIEFSESGIERIAEAAWQVNERTENIGARRLHTVMERLMEELSFEASDKSGSSTVIDAEYVNAHLDNLVQDEDLSRFIL, via the coding sequence ATGTCTGAGATGACTCCTAGAGAGATTGTTCATGAACTGGACAGTCATATCATTGGCCAACAAGCAGCAAAACGCTCGGTTGCAATCGCATTACGTAATCGCTGGCGTCGTATGCAACTTAATGAAGATCTGCGCCAAGAAGTCACCCCAAAAAACATCTTGATGATCGGCCCAACCGGTGTAGGTAAAACAGAAATCGCACGCCGTTTAGCTAAACTTGCCAAAGCGCCTTTTATTAAGGTTGAAGCGACTAAGTTCACCGAAGTGGGCTATGTGGGTAAAGAAGTTGAGCAGATCATCCGCGACCTGACCGATGCAGCGATCAAGTTGACTCGTGAAGAGCAGATGGCGAAATGTAAATTTAGAGCAGAAGAAGCCGCAGAAGAGCGTATTCTCGATGCCCTGTTACCTAAGCCTAAAGAGGATTGGGACAGCGACAACAAAGACGATTCAGCGACTCGCCAAGTCTTTCGCAAAAAACTACGTGAAGGTCAACTAAACGATAAAGAGATTGAAATTGATATCGCAGCGCCTCAAGTCGGTATCGAGATTATGTCTCCTCCCGGCATGGAAGAGATGACCAATCAGCTGCAAAGCATGTTCCAAAACATGGGGCCTGGCGCGAGCAAACGCCGCAAGATGTCGATCAAAGAAGCCTATAAACTGCTTATTGAAGAGGAAGCCGCTAAGCTGGTTAACCCAGATGATCTTAAAGAGCAGGCTATCGAGTTAGTAGAACAGCACGGTATCGTGTTCCTCGATGAGATTGATAAAATCTGTAAGCGCGGTGAGTCATCAGGCCCAGATGTTTCGCGTGAAGGCGTGCAACGTGATCTACTGCCATTAGTTGAAGGCTGCACCGTTACTACCAAACACGGTATGGTGAAAACTGACCATATTCTGTTTATCGCTTCTGGTGCATTCCAGATGTCAAAACCGTCTGATCTTATCCCTGAACTTCAGGGACGTTTGCCTATTCGTGTCGAGCTACAAGCACTATCAGCAAACGACTTTAAGCGCATTCTAACTGAGCCACACGCCTCGCTTACCGAGCAATATGTGGCACTAATGGGCACTGAAGGCGTTAAGATCGAGTTTAGTGAATCTGGCATAGAGCGCATTGCAGAAGCCGCTTGGCAAGTAAATGAGCGTACCGAAAACATCGGCGCGCGTCGTCTGCATACTGTAATGGAACGCTTAATGGAAGAGCTCTCTTTCGAAGCGTCTGATAAATCCGGCAGCAGCACTGTTATCGATGCCGAGTACGTCAACGCTCACCTTGATAACTTAGTGCAAGACGAAGACTTAAGCCGCTTTATCTTGTAA
- the argS gene encoding arginine--tRNA ligase, with protein MKSHIQSLLEQAINTLKQQEIIPADFEARIQVDRTKDKTHGDFATNLAMMLTKVARKNPRELAQLIIDSLPQDSQVAKVEIAGPGFINFFIDDNALANQLMAALNDDHLGVVLPTPQTVVVDYSSPNLAKEMHVGHLRSTIIGDSVVRALEFQGHKVIRQNHVGDWGTQFGMLLAYMEELRAKNGEQAQMELSDLESFYRAAKVRFDESEEFAIRARKLVVELQSGDEYCNKLWKEFNDISLSHCYDVYARLGVSLTRADVRGESAYNDDLEQVVLDLDAQGLLSESNGAKVVFQDEFKTKEGEPLPVIIQKADGGYLYATSDMAAMRYRSNVLHADRALYFVDLRQALHFQQVFNLARKANFVNPNMSLEHMGFGTMNGEDGRPFKTRSGGVVKLVDLLSEAETRALELVRSKNPDMDQDELEKIAKVVGISSVKYADLSKNRASDYIFSFEQMLSFEGNTAPYLLYAYTRVAGIFKRAADVDLNDASITLEHDKEKELGTKLAQFGEVLNRMVAKGQPHALCGYLFELAGAFSSFYEACPVLAADSETEKKSRLLLSQLTAKTLKQGLELLGIETLERM; from the coding sequence ATGAAATCACATATTCAATCTTTGCTCGAACAAGCCATCAATACCCTAAAACAGCAGGAGATCATCCCGGCCGATTTTGAAGCGCGTATTCAGGTAGACCGAACCAAAGACAAAACTCACGGTGATTTTGCCACCAACTTAGCCATGATGTTAACCAAAGTGGCACGCAAAAATCCGCGAGAATTAGCTCAGCTAATTATCGACAGCTTGCCACAAGATAGCCAAGTGGCGAAAGTTGAAATCGCTGGCCCTGGCTTCATCAACTTCTTTATTGATGATAATGCCCTAGCCAATCAGTTAATGGCGGCGTTAAATGATGACCACCTAGGTGTTGTTTTGCCGACACCACAAACTGTGGTAGTCGATTATTCTTCACCTAACCTTGCCAAAGAGATGCACGTAGGTCACCTACGCTCAACGATTATCGGTGACAGTGTGGTTCGCGCCCTTGAGTTCCAAGGTCACAAGGTTATCCGTCAAAACCACGTAGGCGATTGGGGCACCCAATTTGGTATGTTGCTGGCTTACATGGAAGAGCTACGAGCCAAAAATGGTGAACAAGCGCAAATGGAGCTATCTGATCTCGAAAGCTTTTACCGCGCAGCCAAAGTGCGTTTCGATGAGTCAGAAGAGTTCGCCATCCGAGCTCGTAAATTGGTGGTAGAACTGCAATCGGGCGATGAGTACTGTAACAAGTTATGGAAAGAGTTTAACGACATTTCATTGAGCCATTGCTATGACGTATACGCCCGTTTAGGTGTTAGCCTAACTCGTGCAGATGTCCGCGGCGAAAGTGCCTACAACGATGACTTAGAACAGGTCGTACTCGATCTCGATGCTCAAGGTTTATTATCTGAAAGTAACGGCGCTAAAGTCGTGTTCCAAGATGAGTTTAAAACCAAAGAGGGTGAGCCACTCCCTGTTATCATCCAAAAAGCGGACGGCGGCTACCTATACGCCACCAGCGATATGGCTGCTATGCGCTATCGTTCAAATGTGCTTCACGCCGATCGCGCGCTTTATTTTGTCGATTTACGTCAAGCACTGCACTTCCAGCAAGTGTTTAATCTGGCGCGTAAGGCTAACTTCGTTAATCCGAATATGAGTTTAGAGCACATGGGCTTTGGTACCATGAACGGTGAAGATGGCCGCCCATTCAAAACTCGCTCTGGTGGCGTGGTTAAATTAGTCGACCTATTAAGCGAAGCTGAAACTCGTGCGCTTGAACTGGTTCGCAGTAAAAATCCAGACATGGATCAAGACGAACTAGAAAAAATCGCTAAAGTGGTGGGAATTAGTTCGGTTAAATATGCCGATCTATCTAAGAATCGTGCCAGTGACTATATCTTTAGCTTCGAGCAGATGCTGAGCTTCGAAGGCAACACCGCTCCATACCTACTTTACGCCTATACGCGGGTTGCGGGTATTTTCAAGCGTGCCGCTGATGTCGATTTAAATGATGCAAGCATCACGCTCGAACATGACAAAGAAAAAGAGTTAGGCACTAAATTAGCCCAGTTTGGCGAAGTGCTAAACCGTATGGTTGCTAAAGGTCAGCCTCACGCATTATGTGGTTACTTATTTGAACTTGCTGGCGCGTTCTCAAGCTTCTATGAAGCTTGCCCTGTTCTCGCTGCAGATTCAGAAACCGAGAAGAAGAGCCGTCTATTGCTGTCACAACTTACTGCTAAAACGCTGAAGCAAGGTTTAGAGCTACTAGGTATCGAAACTTTAGAGCGCATGTAA
- a CDS encoding SPOR domain-containing protein, with amino-acid sequence MSNRDYANRKPASKGRAKAKGGRRKSAQPAPKRFPILLFLVTLGLIGGFGYFLWSINDSARDSSPEVVIEQATKPKVQKKDPNALPPKPKEEWTYQRELENKQVEVDIPENTAPTRPYQMQCGSFRKQSQAEEMKAMIAFQGLEAQVRKVEGSSGIWYKVVLGPYDRKRLAEKHRHILQRGGLNGCQIWFWEGS; translated from the coding sequence ATGAGCAATCGCGATTACGCAAATAGAAAACCTGCGTCCAAAGGACGAGCGAAGGCGAAAGGAGGCAGACGTAAGTCTGCCCAACCTGCGCCAAAACGCTTCCCGATCTTGCTTTTTCTTGTGACTCTAGGCTTGATTGGTGGCTTCGGTTACTTTCTCTGGAGTATCAATGATAGTGCCAGAGATAGCTCACCAGAGGTCGTTATTGAACAAGCGACCAAACCTAAAGTGCAGAAAAAAGATCCTAATGCGTTGCCTCCGAAACCTAAGGAAGAGTGGACTTATCAGCGGGAACTGGAAAATAAGCAGGTTGAGGTGGATATTCCGGAGAATACCGCACCGACTCGCCCCTATCAAATGCAATGTGGCTCATTTAGAAAGCAATCTCAAGCTGAAGAGATGAAAGCCATGATCGCGTTCCAAGGGCTTGAAGCCCAAGTGCGTAAAGTCGAAGGCAGCAGTGGAATTTGGTACAAGGTGGTATTAGGCCCTTACGATCGTAAACGTCTGGCAGAGAAACACCGCCACATATTGCAACGTGGCGGTTTAAATGGCTGCCAAATTTGGTTCTGGGAAGGCAGTTAG